A segment of the Panacibacter ginsenosidivorans genome:
TGCTGTTCTTTATCATATGTACCCAACCACCAGCCCGGCTCTGCTTCCTGTACATTTATTTCATTTGCTCCGGCGCTTGCTAAAAATCCTTTCAGATCCTCTACATTGGTTTTAGTTGTGCATTCAATAACCATAACAAATGTATCATCAGTTGACCTGGGATGAAAAACGTGTTTTTTAAGAAAAGGAGCCATTTGACATAGGTAACAAAAAGTAATTACCATACCCACTGCAGAGAAAAGTACCGTCAATTCAAAAATAATAGGAATCCATGCCGGCAAAGAAAAATGGGGCTTACCGCCAAAATTCAAAGGCCA
Coding sequences within it:
- a CDS encoding DUF3341 domain-containing protein, whose translation is MAKKKFVVGCFKDEDILFPAVKKVRVAGYKIHDVYTPFPLHGLDHAMGLRETSLHTAGFIYGITGTTTAISCISWILTKDWPLNFGGKPHFSLPAWIPIIFELTVLFSAVGMVITFCYLCQMAPFLKKHVFHPRSTDDTFVMVIECTTKTNVEDLKGFLASAGANEINVQEAEPGWWLGTYDKEQQLIKETAVSVA